The segment GTCACGTCCCGGAGGATCTGGGTACCGCCGTACCCGGCATGGATGCCCTCAAGCCGGAGCACGCACGGCCTCCCGGCCGAGGTAGGCCTCAACGACGGCGGGGTTTTGCACGATGGCCTGGGGCGTGCCCTCCGCGATGACCCGACCTTCTTCCAGGACAACGACCCGGGCTGCGAGGCTCAGGACTGCGCGCATGACATGCTCCACCACGAGCGCCCCGAAACCGCGCTCCGTTTGGGCCTTCCGGAAGAGGTCCACCAACGCGCGCACCTCCTCCGGGGAGAGTCCTGCGAAAGTCTCGTCCAAGAGGAGGAACCGCGCTCCCGTGGCGAGTGCGCGGGCGAACTCGAGACGCTTCTTCTCCTGGACCGTGAGCGAACCGGCAGGCACGTCCGCGCGGGAGCGGAGCTCGACGAGGGACAAGATGCGATCCGTCTCCTGGTGGGCTCGGGTGGGGTCGGGCTCCCGCCCGCCGAACATGGCCGCCACCGACACGTTCTCGCGTACGGTCATGCCCGAGAAGGGCTTGGGGATCTGATGGGTTTTCGCGACCCCCGCATGGACCACGCGGTACGGCGGGAACCGATCGACCCTCTCGCGATCCAGGAGCACCTGGCCCGACGAGGGTGAAAGGCTGCCGGAGAGGATGTTGAGCAGGGTCGTCTTCCCTGAGCCGTTGGGTCCGATGAGGCCCACGATCTCACCTTCCTCGACATGGAGGGAAACGCCTCGCAGGGCTTGCACCCCTCCGAAGTTCCTCACGATATCGCGGGCCTCGAGGCGCCGGGTCACTCGATGAACCCCCGCGCCTCGGGGAGATACCGCCGGATCGTTCCGACGATGCCCTGGGGGACGAACAGTGCGACGACGATGACGACCACGCCGATGACGATGGCTTGGCCTTGGGGGAGTACGCGAAGGAGTAGCTGGTAGGGAATGTAGACCAGGATGGCCCCCAAGATGGGACCAAGGAGGGTACCCATGCCGCCAACCACGATCATGGCGAGCATGAGGAGCGACAATCCGAGGTCGAAGCTGGCCTGCGGGAAGACGCCCGAGAGGTACCACCCGAGGACGGAGCCGGCGGCTCCCGCAAAGAAGCCGCTGACCATGTAGAGCTCCAGCTTGAGGCGGGGCACGTTGATCCCCACCGCGGCCGCGGCGTCCTCATCGTCTCGGAGGGCCCGGATCCCCGCGCCGAGCCGCCCGCGCGTCACCCACCAGGTGACCCCGATCTCGGCCCCGAGCAGGACCCAAAGCGTGTAGTACTGGGCGAGCGTCCGGAACCCGAGGTTCAGGAACAGCCCCGCACCGCCGCCCAGCGCGGGCGTGGCGGAGATGATGTGGTAGGCCGCGAGGGGGGTGACGAGGGTCGCGATCGCAAAGTACACGCCGCGGAGACGAAGCGTCACGACACCGATGCCGCCCGCGAGGGCCGCGCCGACGAGGCCGCCCGCGGCGACCCCCACGAGCGGGTCCACTTTCCAGGTGTCGATCAGGAATCCCAGGGTGTACGCCCCCACCCCGACGAACACGACGTGGCCGAAGCTCACGTAGCCCGTCAGGCCCGTGATCAGGTTTATCGAGTACGCCCAGGACGCGTAGATCAGGAGAAGCACGAGGACGGTGAGCAGGGCAACGGGCAGCCAGGGACCGACGACAGCCAGCGCGACGAGAAAGAGTGCGAGGCCCTGAGCCGTCGCTCCGAGCTCTCGCCATCGACGGGATATGGCACCCGCGTTCATCGGAGGATGCCCTCCGGCGTGAAGACGAGCACGGGGATGATCACGAGGAACGCGATCGCGTAGGCGAAATCCGAGGGGATGAACGCCGGCAACACGTCGAGCAGGATGCCGAGCGTGAGCCCCCCGACGAGGCTGCCCCACATCTTTCCGGCGCCGCCGAGAGCCACGATGACGAAGCTGATGGGTGCGTAGATCTGTCCCAGGTAGGGGTCGATGCCGACATGGAGCCACACGGTGAGGAGGGCGCCTCCCGCCATGGTCGTGGCGAATCCGAGGCCGGTCGCCACGGCCGCGACCTTCGTCGGGTCGACCCCCATGAGCTTCGCGGCGGCGATGTCTTG is part of the Thermoplasmata archaeon genome and harbors:
- a CDS encoding branched-chain amino acid ABC transporter permease; protein product: MNAGAISRRWRELGATAQGLALFLVALAVVGPWLPVALLTVLVLLLIYASWAYSINLITGLTGYVSFGHVVFVGVGAYTLGFLIDTWKVDPLVGVAAGGLVGAALAGGIGVVTLRLRGVYFAIATLVTPLAAYHIISATPALGGGAGLFLNLGFRTLAQYYTLWVLLGAEIGVTWWVTRGRLGAGIRALRDDEDAAAAVGINVPRLKLELYMVSGFFAGAAGSVLGWYLSGVFPQASFDLGLSLLMLAMIVVGGMGTLLGPILGAILVYIPYQLLLRVLPQGQAIVIGVVVIVVALFVPQGIVGTIRRYLPEARGFIE
- a CDS encoding ATP-binding cassette domain-containing protein, coding for MTRRLEARDIVRNFGGVQALRGVSLHVEEGEIVGLIGPNGSGKTTLLNILSGSLSPSSGQVLLDRERVDRFPPYRVVHAGVAKTHQIPKPFSGMTVRENVSVAAMFGGREPDPTRAHQETDRILSLVELRSRADVPAGSLTVQEKKRLEFARALATGARFLLLDETFAGLSPEEVRALVDLFRKAQTERGFGALVVEHVMRAVLSLAARVVVLEEGRVIAEGTPQAIVQNPAVVEAYLGREAVRAPA